TTTTAATGAGAGAAAATTATTGTAAATTTAGATATCAAGACAATACAGATTTTCGCAGATTATCCGATGAAGGTATGAACTGATATGAAGACGAAATAAACAAATCACCTATTAACAGATTTTATGAATGAAAGCTGAGAGCATTAGGCCAAGTATCAACACAACGGAGGCAGTCTGCGTTGTGGCTGAACAGATGTAGGGTCTAGCGAACAGCGATACCCACACCGTTATGTTTTTACTGTAGAAGCCGCAGGAGTTGTGGGCGTTGATGATGCAGCTGCGGTACGTGTTGATCACCCTGTTGACGCAAAACAATAAATAAGCTGGAGACATTTAACAAGACTGTTCTTTTGCTGAATCACTGTAAACAAAAACGGGGTATTGTGCTACCCGAAACAATACGTGCTTTAATAGACAACGCCTTTAagaaagttgtcaaatgaaGTACTGTTTATGATGGAGTCCTTTCCGAGATTCGAAGCTACACTCCATGAGTGACGCGCACTTTCACTCTGAGACCTTGGATCGGAATACCGGAGAGGATTCCATCCAAGAATTTCTAGAATTCATGCATTACCGGGAATGTGTAATCCGAAATATAGCATATGTCACATTATGCGCATGCGTGATTTTGGCAGTTGGAACGTTATTCGTGGAGTATACTGAAatcatttctgatttttaacAAAACTATGGAATAGTCAGGGTTAGAAATGGAATAATATCTACATTGGAAGAATGTCTAAAAAAGCCAGGGCCTAGAGTtccgaagttctcttagcgctaagatagtcgtaagttaatggtAACGTATGGcgctatcttagcactaagagagcttcgaaaatgggACTGTTATGAAAccatgtatgtacgtatgtatgtgacTCAGTGACTCGAGCCAGCCATATGAGTGATCTGCAAGGGCTGGGTTACATCCAAACATTGCCCGGGTTTGTTTGGCTGGtcgattgttgtttaacgctgcagtcagcaatattccagctctacgcaactgtgtcaaccaagtcatctgGAGCTTGAGCACCTGATCCTGCTAGTCGCCTcgtaccacaagcatgggtactGCCAACTTACTGCAggactaattctaacccggatcttcatacGTCCCCGCAGTTTGAAGTCATGGGGTACTTACTTGCACGTGTAATTCTGAAACTCCCATTGTCGTTTCTCGATGTCCGGGGTTGTTGAGTGATGAGGAATCGTCTCGTACTCTCCCATGCATTGCCTCACCTTGGGTATCATCCGCTGTGCGCACTCGAACTGGAAAACTGAAGCGAAGGGGTGcgtgagtcagtgagttgagGCTAACGTCACTCTGGCCAGTAGTTGAGTAAGTGAGcgagttgttttacgccgcttttagcaatgtcgACGCgggacagaaatgggctttacggATTGTACCACAGGCATATGAATCACTGTTTGGgcaataatttgaaaaacaaataataatctACATTTTTGGTGGcatatattgttttcatatgttacgattaaaatacatttcaaattagAACGAAATCTTtagtttatacccatgtggggaatagagcCCGGGTCTTCTGCCAGAAACCACTCTTGCCATTAAGTTAACCCACCGCCCCCATCACTATTTAAGCTCTTTTAGCGACCGCAGAGTGGATAGAAAGCTTATATGGTAAAGTGTGGTTACAAGGAACACGAAGGGACCACAACGTTTAGATCATGTTTAACCGTAGTTCGTAATATGCATTTCGACTAAAATATATAACAGAAAATACGAAATACAGATCCCAGGAATACGTGACATCACACCGTACTTCTATCGGCAGAGCAGTGGTCACAATAGATCTTTGAGCATTCATCACACTTGTAGGTGCTGCATAAATAGTTGAGGGACTGCTCGATCCGGGCTCGAGCCATTAACACCAGTCGCTGGTCCTGCAGCATGCATCGTCTGCGCAGTTCTATTGCGCACAGCAGATAGTTTATGTACTTGTCCTTGAACCTGAAATTGAAACACGTATTAGTTAaggtgttgagtgagtgagttttctcTAGCagcatttcagcaatgtcacgacgggggacaccagaaatgggcttcacaatacgtccatgtggggaatcgaacacggggcCTTTGGCATGAGcgtcgaacgctttaaccactagactacccccacCGCTTTGAGTGAGTCTAGCTGCAATACCTCTTTCAACACTTCACTTATATATCAAGACGTCAAACTCTTGTAGGGGCAAAGTCCGAAATGATTAATGTTTTTGGTAAAACGCCCAACCTCAGGTATGTTGAAACCAAACCAAAAGCATAATTCAAAATCATGATAGCAGTTTCCAGTCACgcctaagggagacaactctcacAACCAGGAATGCCATATCACTACCGAGGGTGACAAGGGTCGTAAACGACGGTCACAGATACATGATCATGATCACATCGATTCTAGGATTCAAGCTCCGGAACAACGGATCTTACACATTAAAGGAACGCAAGTAATGGGTTGaattcaatatttcatttttacaaCGAATGGATGTGGCGTGGCTTGTAAACGATACACAAGATGCTCATAGTTCTAGCCTCATCATCGATTTGGAACCAGGACTGAAACTCACGAACAGCGGATCCTACACATCTAAGGGACGAAACTGAGGGGTTGGACACCAAACATTCGTCTTATCACGGATGGTTAGATCATAATAATTGTATGTGCAACCAGACCATGCTGACACATAACTGTAGAAGTTGAATAATTCGAACACGCGATCAGCGAATCTTTGTGCAGTAAACGGACAAAATCACACAAAACAGTCGAGTTGCTTAGGTTCATGAACCTAGGAGACATGAACCAAAAATGATTTCAGAAAATATGTATGTTTAAATTTCCAACCTGCATACTTGCTGTGTTTCATAATATGTCCATTCCATGGGTTTGATGAAGTATGTGTTGGTGGTGTAAATCTCCTCGAGGGGGTTGACGATAGTCCCCTGTAACTCATTCACATATTCCCCTTTGCAGCGCAGGATGTCCTCGCCAGATGGGCAGTTGGCCTGCACTGGGATCTGACCATTACACAGCCCTGGAGAGGAAACAGAAAACCGCCATTAGTCAGACAAATAAACGGATACTTAACTCCAGATCTCATCTCTTTATatgtacaaaaaaaaccaaaaataaCTTACTTACGCCGCCTCTGACAATAGACATACCCCACGGTTAAACCCTTTGAAGCATATATGGGACATGATTGATCGTCGTGCGCAGCACTTTCCTGGCCCCATTCGAGGGCCAAGAAGCTGAAAGTGGTATGAGGAGGACAGTGGTGGCTATCATACAGCCCCATTGAGGTTACACTGAGTATTAACCTTGAACTGTGTATAAGACACGCAAAATGGCATTTggaatgttcacattcaccatTAACTTCAACTCTAAACATTCCAGGCGGTGACTAAGGTTCTTTCTGTATGTATAACATGGGTAATAGACTTGAATGgataaacaaaatattaagTCAGAGCTTCTAGCaaactttgtttatttgtttgtttatctattgtttaacaccgcatGGATCTTCTTGGACGTCAGTTAAGCAATTACTTTTTGTGTGTAAATACTGACACTCAGAAATTTTCACGCATTCCTGAGGAAAACTATTCCCCTGCTTCCTGAAAAATGCAAGAAGAAGCTGATCGCTGTAATCGAGGTTTTATATAGTACGGTGTTGTTGGGACTTGAGATACACAAAATAGAGATTAATCTTGTATGTGTCACGAAGATTCTCCGAGGATTTGAAAAGACGTTAGAAAACTCTTGCACAGAAGTTGTTTGATCATAACAACAAATTAgcacattttaaaatatttaatggaAGACACCTCTTACTGAGACGTTCGGGTGACAAAAATGAAATTCGatgctgttttctttttcagtcTTATGCCATATCTACATGTGTATGTCTAGGTGAACAATTGTCTTGCcgttgcatgtgtttatgatgggTGCCTCCGACAGGGTAGGATACCCCAGTCTTCTACGAATCGTACCTTAGTGGAAATATCTTACGACCACGGAAAGGAATATGGTTATTTTTTACTACTTTTCTAAAGAATGTATGTGCCCGAAAtgactatatatataaaggctggttgctgtGTTGCGTCACACATTcggacacacattcacataattGGAGGATATCcatcactgccaacgcttgatcatcaaaatccGTCagcgcctgaatctacattatgttgtcacaccgatcgctgtgtttgcATTCTGCATTGTTGATTAtctctcgtactgagactttggtgagtttgctatatcaTACCTTGTgatccattgccttagattttgtctcatttgtattgaatttgtaatcagcattgcaaaattgacttgtgactttgtataccttgctctctttgcataataatacataatttgaacgtttacgatttctctttgttctgttttgctggttcacaaaaggatttcttacatcgtttgtcacggtaaattctcaACCGTAACAATAAACATCAGCAAAATATTGTTTCAAACGTTTGTACTTTAGCCGTGTGGTTTCAAATAAACTCCTTCATCTTCGAACAACTTCATTTTTAAGATTAATGAGATTTTCGGgaaaacatgtacatgaaaatattcTCCGGTTTCTCATTTGCATGAAATACCGTATTGGAATAATTACCTTCTAGGGCATTGAAATAATCCATTGGCATATGATGTTTCTCAAGAGGTGGGATTGTGACATATCTGTCATAATTCGTCTTCACGCCGCCCCTTGTAAATACTGCAGAAATTAACCCGTCGAAGGACTTAGCCTTGGAACGTTATGTaaacatttagaagttgttatccatactaTTTCAGAGTACTGTTTTCCCATATAAAGTCGTTTGTTTCCAAAATGTGTATATTAAAGAATGGCGTGACCAAATACTTTAAAGTCCGAGAttactgtatattttgaaatataaagCCATGTTTATCATTTGTCCATTTGTTCGTGTATGTAACACAAACATctttgtgatgaaatttcagcTGGAACCCAAAGCTAAGTAATACACTTACGTTGAAATTGATGAATCGCCTACACTTATCACTTTGACTTGACTTTCGTCTTACACCGGACACGCTTGTCAATAGGATTATCAATTACACAGGTAGCGTAATAACCCGAGTGACTCTGAGTGGTTTGTTTCACTGCCGTTAGAGCAAAGAATATACTCTTTAAATGatcatatattttattattaatattccaTCAAATACAGACACAGACTAACGATTTAAAGAGATGGGTTCTTTAGATGGAAATGCATTTAAACGGATATATTTCATGTTGATCACattatacatgatacatgatataaTACACGCATTACGTCATGACCTCATTTATTCCATGCCTATACATCATACTGACGTCACATTCAGGAATCTGCAAAGTTATGCGCTTAAACGCTCACATAGTTAGATACATGGGTAATTATGCGATATCTCATTTGCCAAAGCAGAGGAGTGAATATTTCCGGAAACAAATAGCCCCACCTTGTAAACACAGATAATTTAGATGCGTGACGTGGAGACCAGTTTCAGTTATAACGTGTGTCACCGTGTAATGGGTGCTATCACCAACATATCGCCACCAATGCGTTATGTGTGGACAGTCTTTGTCCAAACTGATGTGCGTGTGTATTTCTGAGAACAAACAATCTGTCCCAGTGAACTGAGAAAACTGTCCGCAGCATTTTGGACTCAGTGGATGACCGCTGGCTGGAGAACAGTTACCGCCATTATTGAGCGGATTACACGATTTGCTCCGTGGTTTCTTAAAATGAAAAGTACTAAAGTCTGGAGAATATTTCCAGTCCAGTTAGTCACGTTTTAGTGAGTGTCTGAAAATGAGACATTGTTTGTGTAAAactggaaaaaaatgaaatgcaagCGTCAAATACCCGCTAAAATGTGAGCTAGCAGACAAAGAAGCGCTTTTGAAGGACTCGGATTAAGCATAACATTACTTATTGCACCAAGTTAAATCTTCCGTACATAGTGCACGCGTTAccatagttttacgccgcttttgcaCCACTGTACTCATTCTTGGAATGGAACCGGATtttcaacgtgacgagcgaacgcttaaaccactggACTACACCATCGCCCTCTACTCTTCCCTAACAGTACTCAGAGTAACTTATTTTaattaataaaatgaaatagaTGTCCTGTACACTAAACGGTAAAAGTCGTGCATCATGACTCATACGTGTATAGTGTCTCTTTATACGCATAAATTAAACAGTCACTGTTTACACTTGTCATTAATACAAACATGGACTGTATCAGTCTAACGGTGGATATTTATTGCAGTCAGTGTTGTGTAGACTGTGTTTGAACAAGCgtgatatatcatatatcatgtcaGCATATACAGCATGCAACAGGAATGTGCAGTTCGTGATCGACTATAAATGATCCCGTTTCTGTATATCTCCCAGACATTATCCTAGAATCGTTGAGAAAACCTTTGGTTAAGTACTAACTGGTATCTTGGCCACGGTGTCTTAGAACAAAATTTCCAATCCGAGTCTCTGTGTGTagagaaaatagaatatacACTTTACTCCTTGAGGGGAGCGGGCCAGCATGGTAGTTCAAgtgctcgtcacgcagaagatccgggttcgattccccacatgggtacgatatgTAAAGTCAATTTCTGGCAACCGCAGTCGAGATAATTTTTAAAAGCTGTGTGAATTTTAATTCACTCGTTCTTTACTGTGTTCACAGAATACATTTATAATCATGTAGTCAGATATTAAGTTTCACAAAATATTGTAGGCGTGAGTCATGGTTATACAGACATCGTGATAAAAACACGTAGTTGTATATCGGGGCGAGGTAGGTGAGGTCCACACGAAGCCACCTACCCACTTTTCACAACTGGATGGCATTTGGCATATCAACAATATAGTGTCAGGATAGCCTACAATCACATGCTGATTTATTTGTTCTCATCTCGCCCCCTACCCTTCCCTCTTACACACATGGAGTGGAACCTATCACAGTATTCGGACATTTCCACGCCAGAGCTACCACATACTACTACCCCTACAACCATCGCTGTTGGAGAAACTCCATATTCATGAGACAGCTGAAACCGGTTATATAACAATGAAAATGTTACTTTACTTTGGGTAGGGGCAATAAAGCGTTAACATTCTGTTCTCCAAgaaatgtttacatgtattaAGGTGCTAAAACGTCGGTATAGTTCCCAATTTTACAACCAAATGTCGAAAGCAGTGTCTGTAAGCAGATGTTGACTTCCGGCTGCGGGCTGTCATTGTTTTGACTGGCATGTTATGTCTATTTCACAGTGAAATCGACTCACTGATTGACGTGTGTACATTTCAAAACTTCAGGCTCACCTTTGTATCAATCTGCACTGGGACCAGAGATATTTCCCCTGAAATACCCGTACGTTTCCATTACAGGCCAGTTTGAAATCTATGTCAGTTGGACGCCATCACTGAAGCGTGATATTACACCAGTACATGGAACGCTCAGGTAGAATACCTGTACACAAAACTAATCAACTATAGGTCACTTACCTATAAGAGACAACAGCAGACACACGATCGGAAACATCACAAACACAGATATTCACAGGTTCACAGTTAATATCCAAACAATTCGCATTTTTTCCTCAAGTCCCAAGTGATCGCGACCCAGCCAGAGCGTACTATTACTATAACAGTCACGTGACCCCATTCATCGTCTTCAAGCGAGTCACGGCCCGCGGTCTTCGGTTTAACAGTGGGCACTGAATCATTAGGAATGTCAGACATAACTGTGCGTAATGGACGAATTGTGAATATTAAGACAATGTGATCAAACCATGATAAAATTGTAGagttatataaatattttcagtggtaaatatgtacatttgaTTTGAGTGTTTATCCAAATAGATTAATTATTGATAATGACAATGTGATTATTAGGTTAGATATCGGAGACGGGAGACTGTACATATCATATCTGTCAAACAACAGATAAAGTGTTATATTGCAAACCCCTTATCAATTTCATAAATGATATGGTAATTAAAGTTGACTCAAACTCCAtgttcaaataataataattttagTTTGAGAATAAACGCCATAGATGATAAGTAAGGAACCAAGGCTGTGTTTCTCGTAAGTGCACACAAATAAACTAGCTACTTGGACCGCACGGGAGCACAGTATGggacacacagaaacacaataTGGTCCATGTGGAAGAACAATATGGGTCATCTGGAAGACCAATATGGACCGTGTGGAAAAGCAATGTGGGTCATCTGGAAGACCAATATTGACCGTGTGGAAGAGCAATATGGTCATCAGAAAGAGCAATAATGGTCATTTTGAAGAACAGTATTGGGCATCTGGAAGAGCACTATGGACTATGTCGAAGGGCAATATGGGTCATCTGGAAGAGCACTATGGACTGTGTGGAAGAGCACCATGGATCATCTGGAAGAGCAATATGCGTCATCTGGAAGAGCACTATGGATCGTGTGGAAGAGCAGTATGGGACATCTGGAAGAGCACTATGGACCATGTGGAAGAGCAATATGCGCCATCTGGAAGAACAGTATTGGGCATCTGGAAGAGCACTATGGTCCGTGTGGAAGAGCAGTATGACTCATCTGGAAGAGCACTATGGACCGTGTGGAAGAGCAATATGGGTCATCTGGAAGAGCAATAATGGTCATTTTGACGAACACCTTTGGATATCTGGAAGAGCACTATGGACCATGTGGAAGAGCAATATGGGTCATCTGGAAGAGCAATATGGACCATGTGGAAAAGCAATATGCGTCATCTGGAAGAACAATATTGGGCATCTGGAAGAGCAATATAGACTGTGAGGAAGAGCAATATGGTCATCTGGAAGAGCACTATGGACTGTGTGGAACAGCAATATGGGTCATCTGAAAGAGCAATAATGGTCATTTTGACGAACAGTATTGGGCATCTGGAAGAGCACTATGGACTGTGTGGAAGAGCAATATGGGTCATCTGGAAGAGCAATAATGGTCATTTTGACGAACACCTTTGGATATCTGGAAGAGCACTATGGACCATGTGGAAGAGCAATATGGGTCATCTGGAAGACCAATATGGACCATGTGGAAAAGCAATATGGGTCATCTGGAAGAACAATATTGGGCATCTGGAAGAGCAATATGGACTGTGAGGAAGAGCAATATGGTCATCTGGAAGAGCACTATGGACTGTGTGGAACAGCAATATGGGTCATCTGAAAGAGCAATAATGGTCATTTTGACGAACACCTTTGGATATCTGGAAGAGCACTATGGACCATGTGGAAGAGCAATATGGGTCATCTGGAAGACCAATATGGACCATGTGGAAAAGCAATATGGGTCATCTGGAAGAACAATATTGGGCATCTGGAAGAGCAATATGGACTGTGAGGAAGAGCAATACGGTCATCTGGAAGAGCACTATGGACTGTGTGGAACAGCAATATGGGTCATCTGAAAGAGCAATAATGGTCATTTTGAAGAACAGTATTGGGCATCTGAAAGAGCAATAATGGTCATTTTGACGAACACCTTTGGATATCTGGAAGAGCACTATGGACCATGTGGAAGAGCAATATGCGTCATCTGGAAGAACAATATTGGGCATCTGGAAGAGCAATATGGACTGTGAGGAAGAGCAATATGGTCATCTGGAAGAGCACTATGGACTGTGTGGAAGAGCAATATGGGTCATCTGAAAGAGCAATAATGGTCATTTTGAAGAACAGTATTGGGCATCTGGAAGAGCACTATGGACTGTGTGGAAGAGCAATATGGGTCATCTGGAAGAGCAATAATGGTCATTTTGACGAACACCTTTGGATATCTGGAAGAGCACTGTGGACCGTGTGGAAGAGCAATATGGGTCATCTGGAAGAGCACTATGGACTGTGTGGAAGAGCAATATGGGCCATCTGGAAGAGCAATATTGGGCATCTGGAAGAGCACTATGGACTGTGTGGAAGAGCAATATGGGTCATCTGGAAGAGCAATATGGACCATGTGGAAAAGCAATATGGGTCATCTGGAAGGGCACTATGGACCGTGTGGAAGAGCAATATGGGCCATCTGGAAGAACAATATTGGGCATCTGGAAGAGCACTATGGACTGTGTGGAACAGCAATATGGGTCATCTGAAAGAGCAATAATGGTCATTTTGAAGAACAGTATTGGGCATCTGGAAGAGCACTATGGACCGTGTGGAAGAGCAATATGGGTCATCTGGAAGAGCAATATTGGTCATCTGGAAGAGCACTATGGACTGTGTGGAAGAGCAATATTGGGCATCTGGAAGAGCACTATGGTTCGTGTTGAAGATCAATATGACTCATCTGGAAGAGCACTATGGACCGTGTGGAAGAGCAATATGGGTCATCTGGAAGAGCAATAATGGTCATTTTGACGAACACCTTTGGATATCTGGAAGAGCACTGTGGACCGTGTGGAAGAGCAATATGGGTCATCTGGAAGAGCACTGTGGACTGTGTGGAAGAGCAATATGGGCCATCTGGAAGAGCAATATTGGGCATCTGGAAGAGCACTATGGACTGTGTGGAAGAGCAATATGGGTCATCTGGAAGAGCAATATGGACCATGTGGAAAAGCAATATGGGTCATCTGGAAGGGCACTATGGACCGTGTGGAAGAGCAATATGGGCCATCTGGAAGAACAATATTGGGCATCTGGAAGAGCACTATGGACTGTGTGGAACAGCAATATGGGTCATCTGAAAGAGCAATAATGGTCATTTTGAAGAACAGTATTGGTCATCTGGAAGAGCACTATGGACTGTGTGGAAGAGCAATATGGGTCATCTGGAAGAGCAATATTGGTCATCTGGAAGAGCACTATGGACTGTGTGGAAGAGCAATATTGGGCATCTGGAAGAGCACTATGGTTCGTGTGGAAGAGCAATATGACTCATCTGGAAGAGCACTATGGACCGTGTGGAAGAGCAATATGGGTCATCTGAAAGAGCAATAATGGTCATTTTGACGAACACCTTTGGATATCTGGAAGAGCACTGTGGACTATGTGGAAGAGCAATACGGGTCATCTGGAAGACCAATATGGACCATGTGGAAGAGCAATATGGGTCATCTGGAAGAACAATATTGGGCATCTGGAAGAGCACAATGGACTGTGTGGAAGAGCAATATGGGTCATCTGGAAGAGCACTATGGACTGTGTGGAACAGCAATATGGGTCATCTGAAAGAGCAATAATGGTCATTTTGAAGAACAGTATTGGTCATCTGGAAGAGCACTATGGACTGTGTGGAAGAGCAATATTGGTCATCTGGAAGAGCACTATGGACTGTGTGGAAGAGCAATATGGGTCATCTGGAAGAGCAATATGGACCATGTGGAAAAGCAATATTGGTCATCTGGAAGGGCGCTATGGACCATGTGGAAGAGCAATATGGGCCATCTGGAAGAACAATATTGGGCATCTGGAAGAGCACTATGGACCATGTGGAAGAGCAATATGGGTCATCTGGAAGAGCAATATGGAACGTGTGGAAGAGCAATATGGGTCATCTGGAAGACCAATATGGACCGTGTGGAAGAGCAATATTGGGCATCTGGAAGAGCACTATGGACCGTGTGGAAGAGCAATATGGGTCATCTGGAAGAGCACTATGGACTGTGTGGAAGAGCAATATGGGTCATCTGAAAGAGCAATATGGACCATGTGGAAAAGCAATATGGGTCATCTGGAAGGGCACTATGGACCGTGTGGAAGAGCAATATGGGCCATCTGGAAGAACAATATTGGGCATCTGGAAGAGCACTATGGACTGTGTGGAACAGCAATATGGGTCATCTGAAAGAGCAATAATGGTCATTTTGAAGAACAGTATTGGGCATCTGGAAGAGCACTATGGACCGTGTGGAAGAGCAATATGGGTCATCTGGAAGAGCAATATTGGTCATCTGGAAGAGCACTATGGACTGTGTGGAAGAGCAATATTGGGCATCTGGAAGAGCACTATGGTTCGTGTGGAAGAGCAATATGACTCATCTGGAAGAGCACTATGGACCGTGTGGAAGAGCAATATGGGTCATCTGGAAGAGCAATAATGGTCATTTTGACGAACACCTTTGGATATCTGGAAGAGCACTGTGGACTGTGTGGAAGAGCAATATGGGTCATCTGGAAGAGCACTGTGGACTGTGTGGAAGAGCAATATGGGCCATCTGGAAGAGCAATATTGGGCATCTGGAAGAGCACTATGGACTGTGTGGAAGAGGAATATGGGTCATCTGGAAGAGCAATATGGACCATGTGGAAAAGCAATATGGGTCATCTGGAAGGGCACTATGGACCGTGTGGAAGAGCAATATGGGCCATCTGGAAGAACAATATTGGGCATCTGGAAGAGCACTATGGACTGTGTGGAACAGCAATATGGGTCATCTGAAAGAGCAATAATGGTCATTTTGAAGAACAGTATTGGTCATCTGGAAGAGCACTATGGACTGTGTGGAAGAGCAATATGGGTCATCTGGAAGAGCAATATTGGTCATCTGGAAGAGCACTATGGACTGTGTGGAAGAGCAATATTGGGCATCTGGAAGAGCACTATGCTTCGTGTGGAAGAGCAATATGACTCATCTGGAAGAGCACTATGGACCGTGTGGAAGAGCAATATGGGTCATCTGGAAGAGCAATAATGGTCATTTTGACGAACACCTTTGGATATCTGGAAGAGCACTGTGGACTATGTGGAAGAGCAATACGGGTCATCTGGAAGACCAATATGGACCATGTGGAAGAGCAATATGGGTCATCTGGAAGAACAATATTGGGCATCTGGAAGAGCACAATGGACTGTGTGGA
This portion of the Haliotis asinina isolate JCU_RB_2024 chromosome 10, JCU_Hal_asi_v2, whole genome shotgun sequence genome encodes:
- the LOC137298955 gene encoding uncharacterized protein — encoded protein: MFPIVCLLLSLIGLCNGQIPVQANCPSGEDILRCKGEYVNELQGTIVNPLEEIYTTNTYFIKPMEWTYYETQQVCRFKDKYINYLLCAIELRRRCMLQDQRLVLMARARIEQSLNYLCSTYKCDECSKIYCDHCSADRIFQFECAQRMIPKVRQCMGEYETIPHHSTTPDIEKRQWEFQNYTCKVINTYRSCIINAHNSCGFYSKNITVWVSLFARPYICSATTQTASVVLILGLMLSAFIHKIC